In Numidum massiliense, a single genomic region encodes these proteins:
- a CDS encoding DegT/DnrJ/EryC1/StrS family aminotransferase: MQLAIDGGAPARRKSLPENYPGAVLIGKEEVDLAVQTLFAQSPFRYYGPEVQGAVRKFEETMARDLGVPYALGVSSGTAALIVALKALGIGYGDKVIVPANTFIATAGAVVCANAVPVFADVDDSLNVDPNDLERVVDDEVKAIITVPILGNACDMDPIMAFANARGIYVIEDVAQSCGTMYKGKYAGTIGHVGTFSFQMNKVITAGEGGAVVTQDSHTFDRVVRYHDQGLFRDKERYSIDSPEGANAFIGQNYRMSEISGAVLRAQWAKLNNIVKKMRENCHAVQQALLAEIPQLTYRKIVDQAGDIGSNLGMILPTPGIAARFTEALHAENIQVYTLYGGQPIYMAPQIFRQQTVERDRFPFNYPFKHPVRYTEDMCPRAQDLIPRTVFLPISPLLTAQDLEEIATGIVKVYRGLHNEGAFSV, from the coding sequence ATGCAACTAGCCATTGACGGTGGTGCACCGGCAAGGAGGAAATCCCTTCCAGAAAATTATCCCGGGGCAGTCCTCATCGGGAAAGAAGAGGTGGACTTAGCGGTGCAAACGTTATTCGCCCAATCGCCGTTCCGCTATTACGGCCCCGAGGTGCAAGGTGCAGTGCGGAAATTTGAAGAGACAATGGCTCGCGACTTAGGCGTGCCTTATGCATTAGGCGTCTCTTCGGGAACAGCTGCGTTGATCGTCGCCTTGAAGGCGTTAGGGATTGGTTACGGGGATAAAGTGATCGTCCCAGCCAATACGTTTATCGCTACGGCTGGCGCTGTCGTTTGTGCCAATGCCGTGCCCGTGTTCGCCGATGTCGACGACAGTTTAAACGTCGATCCGAACGACCTGGAACGAGTCGTTGACGACGAAGTGAAGGCGATTATTACCGTGCCCATTTTAGGCAATGCGTGCGATATGGATCCGATTATGGCCTTCGCCAACGCACGCGGCATTTACGTCATCGAAGATGTCGCCCAATCGTGTGGGACGATGTATAAGGGGAAGTACGCCGGGACGATCGGTCATGTCGGCACCTTTAGTTTTCAAATGAACAAAGTTATTACAGCAGGTGAAGGTGGCGCCGTCGTCACTCAGGATAGTCACACTTTCGATCGCGTCGTGCGCTACCACGACCAGGGGCTGTTTCGGGACAAAGAACGGTACAGTATTGACTCGCCTGAAGGCGCAAACGCATTTATCGGACAAAATTACCGCATGAGCGAAATATCTGGGGCCGTATTACGCGCGCAGTGGGCAAAATTAAACAATATCGTTAAAAAAATGAGAGAAAATTGTCACGCAGTCCAGCAAGCGCTCCTTGCGGAAATTCCGCAGCTAACGTACCGCAAGATTGTTGATCAAGCGGGAGACATCGGTTCAAACTTAGGCATGATCTTGCCGACACCGGGAATAGCCGCACGCTTTACGGAGGCGCTTCACGCCGAGAACATTCAAGTTTACACGTTGTACGGTGGTCAACCGATTTATATGGCGCCGCAGATCTTCCGGCAACAGACGGTAGAACGCGACCGCTTTCCGTTCAATTATCCGTTCAAACACCCTGTACGTTATACAGAAGATATGTGTCCCCGGGCGCAGGACTTAATCCCGCGAACCGTATTTTTACCGATTAGCCCGCTACTTACAGCACAAGATCTGGAGGAAATAGCTACCGGGATCGTCAAAGTGTATCGCGGTTTACACAATGAGGGAGCATTTTCAGTGTAG
- a CDS encoding response regulator transcription factor encodes MINVLLVEDEFLIRSGMRTLIDWEAHGFHLAAEATHGAEAFDILREQTIDIVLTDIRMPVMDGLALIRKIRKRHLPCEIIVLSSYDDFAYVRQAMKHGVRDYIHKPTISPDDLVQTLQEVAADLRYKRKIERYEEIVVQTAQENKRLMVEKVVKQLLSDRNGFAESRMDQLLGSDNPMKQPFYVGLLKCMQPEGLYRTLPDMEVVRQLLGNGEQIYLFEVSDGCILLLAEEDLEEVVTNLTSPRGQGKNVNGVDVLCEYSTEPCRLGHLRKRYYELKVCLTKRLAQEARNAARHPVIQQALTYLHEHYMENVTLEKVGAVVHVSPSYLSRLFYKQMSKTFIDYLTEYRLKQAQRLLVQTDLQVYNIASHVGYHNSKYFIKLFKKQFKVTPGEFRRKASSR; translated from the coding sequence ATGATAAACGTGTTACTAGTTGAAGATGAGTTCCTCATTCGTTCAGGTATGCGTACCCTTATCGATTGGGAGGCACACGGCTTTCATTTGGCCGCGGAAGCGACGCACGGGGCTGAAGCGTTCGACATTTTACGGGAGCAGACGATTGACATCGTCTTAACAGACATTCGCATGCCGGTAATGGACGGCCTAGCCTTAATCAGGAAAATCCGCAAGCGGCACCTCCCGTGTGAAATTATTGTGTTAAGTAGTTACGATGACTTTGCCTACGTCCGTCAAGCGATGAAGCATGGTGTTCGCGACTATATTCATAAGCCGACTATTTCACCCGACGACCTCGTACAGACTCTTCAAGAGGTTGCCGCAGACCTTCGCTACAAAAGGAAAATTGAACGTTACGAAGAGATCGTTGTACAGACGGCGCAGGAAAATAAGCGCTTAATGGTCGAGAAAGTCGTTAAGCAATTGTTGAGCGACCGCAATGGGTTTGCAGAAAGCCGAATGGATCAATTACTCGGTAGTGACAATCCGATGAAGCAGCCGTTTTATGTCGGCTTACTGAAATGTATGCAACCCGAAGGGCTTTACCGTACCTTACCAGATATGGAAGTTGTTCGCCAGTTACTCGGGAATGGCGAACAGATTTACTTGTTCGAGGTAAGCGACGGGTGCATCCTCCTATTAGCCGAGGAAGATCTAGAGGAAGTCGTAACCAACCTCACTAGCCCGCGAGGGCAAGGAAAAAATGTAAATGGCGTAGACGTCCTGTGTGAATATTCAACCGAACCGTGCCGATTAGGGCATTTGCGTAAGCGGTATTACGAATTAAAGGTATGCTTAACGAAACGGTTAGCGCAAGAAGCGCGGAATGCGGCGCGTCATCCCGTCATTCAGCAGGCGCTCACTTACCTCCACGAGCATTATATGGAAAACGTGACGCTAGAAAAGGTGGGCGCTGTTGTACACGTCAGTCCCTCTTATTTGAGCCGCTTATTTTACAAACAGATGAGCAAAACATTTATCGATTACTTGACTGAATACCGCTTAAAACAGGCACAACGATTATTAGTGCAAACAGACCTGCAAGTTTATAATATTGCAAGCCACGTCGGCTATCACAACAGTAAATATTTCATCAAATTGTTTAAAAAGCAATTCAAGGTCACTCCGGGTGAGTTTCGTCGTAAAGCGAGTAGTCGATAG